In one Legionella clemsonensis genomic region, the following are encoded:
- a CDS encoding patatin-like phospholipase family protein, giving the protein MTKIALYLAGGGARGAYQAGVLQAISTILNFKKIPFTMLTGASVGSINTAVLAENALDFSAATNKLSELWGEITCRQIFKTSYYAFSKTYLRNVATFFFKQRLLGHILDTSPLRGYLSTNINFKHVEAAIRNQHLETIEIISNCYETQKTISFYQHYTEDFEDWNFPLHISQRVNLEMEYFLASTALPLFFPPSKINGFHYGDGHLGLEAPLRGAIHCQADKILVIGNRQLKKGEPEKIKNGDIDFSRVLGGMINGLFLDNLDRDIEMINHMNNMTRLLPAEKRAQSPWRTVEILHLRPSVDIATIAQSHYNGIPLFLRLLLNFLGAKRHSGDLLSFLLFEKEFTRELIKLGFQDTMTIQDIILTFFEA; this is encoded by the coding sequence ATGACCAAAATAGCGCTTTATTTGGCCGGAGGCGGAGCCCGAGGAGCTTATCAGGCTGGGGTTCTCCAGGCAATCAGCACCATTCTAAATTTTAAAAAAATCCCTTTTACCATGCTGACTGGGGCCAGTGTTGGCAGTATTAATACTGCCGTATTAGCTGAAAATGCGCTTGATTTTTCAGCAGCCACCAACAAACTAAGTGAATTATGGGGTGAAATTACTTGCCGACAAATTTTTAAGACCAGCTATTATGCATTCAGTAAAACCTACCTGCGTAATGTGGCAACGTTCTTTTTTAAGCAACGTTTGTTAGGACATATTCTTGATACATCTCCCTTGCGCGGATACCTCAGCACTAACATTAATTTTAAGCATGTAGAAGCTGCCATTAGGAATCAGCATTTAGAAACCATTGAAATCATCAGCAATTGCTATGAAACGCAAAAAACCATCTCTTTTTATCAACATTACACCGAAGATTTTGAGGATTGGAACTTTCCCCTTCATATTAGCCAACGCGTTAATTTGGAAATGGAGTATTTTTTGGCGTCTACCGCATTACCTTTGTTCTTTCCTCCTTCAAAAATAAATGGTTTTCATTACGGAGATGGCCATCTAGGCTTGGAGGCGCCTCTACGTGGTGCCATCCATTGTCAAGCGGATAAAATTTTAGTGATAGGAAATCGCCAATTAAAAAAGGGGGAGCCAGAAAAAATAAAGAACGGCGACATTGACTTCTCACGTGTTTTAGGAGGCATGATTAATGGGCTGTTTTTAGATAACCTTGATCGTGATATTGAGATGATTAATCACATGAATAATATGACTCGCTTGTTACCCGCGGAAAAAAGAGCCCAATCCCCCTGGCGCACAGTGGAAATTCTTCACTTAAGGCCAAGTGTAGATATAGCCACCATTGCCCAATCTCATTACAACGGCATTCCCCTATTTTTACGCCTCCTGCTTAATTTTCTTGGCGCTAAACGCCACTCAGGCGACTTACTAAGCTTTCTTTTGTTTGAAAAAGAATTTACTCGCGAATTGATTAAACTAGGCTTTCAAGACACTATGACCATACAGGACATTATCTTGACTTTTTTTGAGGCATAG
- the dacB gene encoding D-alanyl-D-alanine carboxypeptidase/D-alanyl-D-alanine endopeptidase: MKRMLSGTLLTLVAASSSYANLQSGADKLINQVSPSLNIGVEVVDLTTGATLYRRNPSRTFVPASNMKLFSDAAALMVLGPDYRFRNQLSTNASQLKQGLLKGSLYLHLSGDPSFNHERLAMLIAGLKNWHINRIQGNVYIDSSHAFINPYPPGWMAEDLVYSYGAPIAPLMIDSNRLTVTVNPAAKAEEPAIVETSDASHSLVIDNQVKTKPKGSRCGVGFTMDQQNHITVNGCVAVGQWAVQQQMAIRNPLLFAQGLIKRQLAEANIVLEGSVLLGKAPAGSLLIAAETSKPISQLMADTLKPSDNLYADSLFLHAAEKLHGSPVNWADAQALVKKFIQQQTGIELGNAVLTDGSGLSRHDLLTPRQTVSLLRFLHNKFPLSYEYIAALPVSGRDGTLQKRFKGPEQQDLVRAKTGTMKGIVSLSGYLYTANAHTLAFAIFINHVPGTKSSVAGKYRYVVDALCTYFLQQKPGNNTWAKVFSPHGRLKFQQNPTQAEVQRGRQARWRQLETVVKEALKGQLVTVIYRGNELVLRDNQPDASRVLNALKNLRNKYSFAVALSSKVIPAGVGVKPLVLWMEKTDLDKTQRIWTIREAVS; the protein is encoded by the coding sequence ATAAAAAGGATGTTGTCAGGTACATTGCTAACCTTGGTAGCGGCATCTTCTTCCTATGCCAATCTTCAAAGCGGTGCAGATAAATTAATCAATCAAGTCTCTCCCTCACTGAATATAGGGGTAGAGGTGGTTGATTTAACAACCGGTGCTACACTTTATCGCCGAAACCCAAGTCGTACTTTTGTTCCTGCCAGTAATATGAAATTATTTTCTGATGCGGCGGCACTAATGGTATTAGGCCCGGATTACCGCTTTAGAAATCAGTTAAGCACGAATGCTTCGCAATTAAAACAAGGCCTCCTAAAAGGGTCACTTTATTTACATCTTTCAGGTGATCCTTCCTTTAATCATGAGCGGCTTGCAATGCTTATTGCTGGTTTAAAGAATTGGCATATCAATCGAATTCAAGGCAATGTCTACATCGATAGTAGTCATGCTTTTATCAATCCTTATCCTCCAGGGTGGATGGCTGAAGATTTAGTGTATAGCTATGGCGCTCCCATTGCACCCTTAATGATTGACAGTAATCGTTTGACAGTGACGGTCAATCCTGCTGCCAAGGCTGAGGAACCAGCTATCGTTGAAACCAGTGATGCCAGCCATAGTCTCGTTATTGATAATCAAGTGAAGACTAAACCCAAGGGCAGTCGTTGTGGTGTTGGTTTTACCATGGATCAGCAAAATCATATCACCGTGAATGGCTGTGTTGCAGTAGGACAATGGGCAGTACAACAACAAATGGCGATTCGCAATCCTTTGCTTTTTGCTCAAGGTTTAATAAAACGTCAATTAGCTGAAGCAAATATCGTGTTGGAAGGCAGTGTGTTATTGGGTAAAGCGCCTGCAGGTTCATTATTAATTGCAGCAGAAACGTCTAAGCCAATTTCACAATTGATGGCTGATACGTTGAAACCATCTGATAATCTTTATGCAGATAGTCTATTCTTGCATGCTGCAGAGAAATTGCATGGTTCACCGGTTAATTGGGCAGATGCGCAAGCCCTTGTTAAAAAGTTCATTCAGCAACAAACAGGCATTGAACTAGGCAATGCCGTTTTGACGGATGGCTCAGGGTTGTCGCGTCATGATCTACTAACACCTCGACAAACAGTTTCTTTATTGCGCTTTCTGCATAATAAATTTCCATTGTCTTATGAATATATTGCCGCGCTACCTGTTTCTGGCCGTGACGGAACCTTACAAAAACGCTTTAAAGGCCCAGAGCAACAAGATTTAGTGCGTGCTAAAACAGGTACTATGAAAGGTATCGTCAGTCTTTCTGGATACCTTTATACGGCCAATGCACATACATTGGCGTTTGCAATCTTTATTAACCATGTGCCAGGTACAAAGTCTTCCGTTGCAGGGAAATATCGCTATGTGGTTGACGCCTTATGTACCTATTTCCTCCAACAAAAACCCGGTAACAATACCTGGGCCAAGGTATTTTCACCTCATGGTCGTTTAAAGTTTCAACAAAACCCTACTCAGGCTGAAGTCCAACGAGGAAGACAAGCTCGTTGGCGTCAATTAGAGACGGTTGTCAAAGAGGCGCTAAAAGGACAATTGGTAACCGTCATTTATCGCGGGAATGAGCTGGTATTGAGAGATAATCAACCCGATGCAAGCCGTGTATTAAATGCACTCAAAAACTTAAGAAACAAGTATTCTTTTGCCGTAGCCTTGTCATCAAAAGTAATTCCGGCAGGTGTGGGCGTTAAACCATTGGTGTTATGGATGGAAAAAACAGATCTTGATAAAACACAAAGAATATGGACCATACGAGAAGCTGTCAGTTAA
- a CDS encoding ParB/RepB/Spo0J family partition protein, which translates to MKRVFKLIPIEFLQPGRYQPRKSFEESSLQELADSIASQGLIEPLVVRELTKDHFEIIAGERRWRAAMLAELAELPCLIGEYTDEQAAAVTLIENIQRQNLNLIEEAEGYRRLLEEFHFQQDEIAALVGKSRSHIANILRLLTLCPVIQEQVKSGLLSMGHAKMLVGLSGEQQRLLAQQILDNGWSVRYLEKKVKAIKEGEVLRNPQRDRDIERLEAKLAEQIGAPVQIVANEGCGGWLQVKFFDNDTLAGLLERMGLRYD; encoded by the coding sequence ATGAAAAGAGTATTCAAATTAATTCCCATAGAATTTTTACAGCCCGGCCGTTATCAACCTAGGAAATCCTTTGAAGAAAGCTCATTACAAGAATTAGCCGATTCAATTGCATCACAAGGGCTCATTGAGCCTTTGGTTGTTCGCGAACTGACAAAAGACCATTTTGAAATTATTGCCGGGGAACGCCGATGGCGTGCTGCTATGTTGGCTGAGTTGGCAGAGCTTCCCTGTCTAATTGGGGAGTACACGGATGAACAAGCTGCGGCTGTGACACTGATTGAAAATATCCAACGGCAAAATTTAAATTTAATTGAAGAAGCTGAAGGATATCGCCGGTTACTGGAGGAATTTCATTTTCAACAAGATGAAATTGCTGCCTTAGTAGGAAAATCGCGGAGTCATATTGCCAATATTTTACGTTTATTAACATTATGTCCTGTTATTCAAGAACAAGTCAAATCAGGTCTGCTTTCAATGGGACATGCAAAAATGCTTGTAGGTTTGTCGGGTGAGCAGCAACGTTTGTTAGCGCAGCAAATTCTAGACAATGGATGGTCAGTACGCTATCTGGAAAAAAAAGTTAAAGCAATAAAGGAAGGAGAGGTATTGCGTAATCCTCAACGCGATCGAGATATCGAGCGTTTGGAAGCCAAACTAGCAGAGCAAATAGGGGCTCCTGTACAAATTGTAGCTAATGAAGGTTGCGGTGGATGGCTACAAGTAAAATTTTTTGATAATGATACGCTGGCGGGACTTCTGGAGCGCATGGGCTTGCGCTATGATTAG